The following coding sequences are from one Saccopteryx bilineata isolate mSacBil1 chromosome 3, mSacBil1_pri_phased_curated, whole genome shotgun sequence window:
- the CTNNBIP1 gene encoding beta-catenin-interacting protein 1: MNREGAPGKSPEEMYIQQKVRVLLMLRKMGSNLTASEEEFLRTYAGVVNSQLSQLPQHSIDQGAEDVVMAFSRSETEDRRQ; the protein is encoded by the exons ATGAACCGGGAGGGGGCTCCCGGGAAGAGTCCGGAGGAGATGTACATTCAGCAGAAGGTCCGGGTGCTGCTCATGTTGAGGAAGATGGGGTCAAAC CTGACAGCCAGCGAGGAGGAGTTCCTGCGCACGTACGCGGGGGTGGTCAACAGCCAACTCAGCCAGCTGCCGCAGCACTCCATCGACCAGG GTGCAGAGGACGTGGTGATGGCGTTTTCCAGGTCGGAGACAGAGGACCGGAGGCAGTAG